One window of Salegentibacter sp. Hel_I_6 genomic DNA carries:
- a CDS encoding BfmA/BtgA family mobilization protein, whose product METNKDKKSLFSAISINRITAARFRKFSKNIAPSHSESLDDMMDFFEATKIHPRSPIFRHYIGLYNYVIGRLDFIIALLREHEEKYHKPTYNMLAGLFDKAEKMEAKTRPLEETNIRRLTREEWELEDGKVSQEEYDLLKSARQKDRREFSEMLSKIINGINKVEPTFGKPYYKIDIDFTQLDILKRRYEDRYLY is encoded by the coding sequence ATGGAAACAAATAAAGATAAAAAAAGCCTGTTTTCTGCAATTAGTATTAATCGTATCACGGCAGCACGATTTCGTAAGTTTTCGAAAAATATAGCTCCCTCTCATTCGGAAAGCCTGGATGATATGATGGACTTTTTTGAAGCCACAAAGATTCATCCCAGGAGTCCAATTTTTAGGCACTATATTGGGCTTTATAATTATGTAATTGGCCGATTGGATTTTATTATTGCCCTGCTTAGGGAGCACGAAGAAAAATATCATAAACCTACCTATAATATGCTTGCAGGACTTTTTGATAAAGCTGAAAAAATGGAGGCTAAAACAAGACCACTGGAGGAAACAAATATTAGAAGATTGACCAGGGAGGAATGGGAGCTGGAGGATGGGAAAGTTTCGCAGGAGGAATACGATTTGCTTAAAAGTGCACGTCAAAAAGATCGAAGGGAATTTTCAGAAATGTTATCTAAAATTATTAATGGGATAAATAAAGTAGAACCTACTTTTGGTAAGCCTTATTATAAAATAGATATTGATTTCACTCAACTAGATATTCTTAAAAGGCGATATGAGGATAGGTATCTATACTAA
- a CDS encoding carboxypeptidase-like regulatory domain-containing protein, translating into MSRIYYSLLLLALLSFSSVQGQNHLSGKVTDSVSEPLSGANIIAIPVSDALSMEFSITDEQGRYRLNLENDSTYVLELSYLGYQKISDTLKLQEDTSRNFKMQSSKESLDEILIKQRMAVLVREDTITYRTEVFKTGEERKLREVLKKLPGVEVDRDGNVTVNGKKVDKLMVDGKTFFTGDTKLAVENIPADAVDEVEVLDNYSEVPFLKGLEDSDKMAMNIKLSEGKKKFVFGDIEAGGGPEERYVVHPTLFYYSPKTSVNLIGDFNNIGERSFSMDDYINFEGGILSLMDNPGGLDIYNDDFAQFLRNDDFVYSKNEFGAFNIVQQITDNLDVNAYTIASKNKMEMLQENDITYVNNNGLDEFRETRNNNNLFFSLNKLQLRFVPNAEEVLTYDAFVKTSRADGLEQITSETPQNTTFVDTQNEPDAIDFTQNLKYSKQFSYKHTTTATVNYKFSKDKNYRNWLFNRPLFSGILPLVAEDETFQLLQNTSSRLNKAALELKHYWVLNNTNHIYPVVGVDFLNQQFTTLDAQVLNSGEVNDFTEAGFNNDLDFRFMDQYFGFQYKKKLGDLIIKPGLFYHFYMWDINQLGEQITNKTKPVLLPEFEGEYEIHNSEKLKLKYRLNSRFSDASTFANRLRLTSFNRLYQGNEELENQLYHSASLRYYKFSLFKGIFINAIFNYTNRLKSVRNTTIIEGIDQITTAIYTDLPEETFSLSGSFSKKINDYKFTLQANGNLSEYSRIINEEILDYESKNYGYTFKTETSFKDLPNIELGVKHRFNEFSNANFDNSFEQINPYAILEYDFWNAFILKADYQYNYYENQNTGDINRFEIGNFSLYYNKEDSPWGFEIAINNTFDVRYRRNNSFSQFIVTDQRIFIQPRTALLKISYKL; encoded by the coding sequence TTGAGTCGAATTTACTATTCCCTACTTTTACTTGCCTTATTAAGCTTTTCATCAGTTCAAGGTCAAAATCACCTGTCCGGTAAGGTTACAGATTCTGTAAGTGAACCACTTTCTGGTGCCAATATAATTGCCATCCCGGTAAGCGACGCGCTTTCTATGGAATTCTCTATTACCGATGAGCAAGGCCGTTACCGGCTCAATCTTGAAAATGATAGCACCTATGTGCTTGAGCTAAGTTATTTAGGCTATCAAAAAATTTCCGATACGCTAAAACTCCAGGAAGATACTTCCCGAAATTTTAAAATGCAATCCAGTAAGGAGAGTTTAGATGAAATCCTTATTAAACAAAGAATGGCCGTGCTGGTTAGGGAAGATACCATTACCTACAGGACCGAGGTTTTTAAAACCGGAGAGGAAAGAAAACTAAGAGAAGTGCTTAAAAAATTACCCGGTGTTGAAGTAGACCGGGATGGCAATGTTACTGTAAATGGCAAAAAAGTGGATAAGCTCATGGTAGATGGAAAAACATTTTTCACCGGCGACACCAAGCTTGCCGTAGAAAATATTCCGGCAGATGCGGTAGATGAAGTGGAGGTGTTGGATAATTATAGCGAAGTCCCCTTTCTAAAAGGATTGGAAGATAGTGATAAAATGGCCATGAACATCAAACTCTCTGAAGGAAAGAAAAAGTTTGTCTTTGGGGATATTGAGGCCGGCGGAGGCCCTGAAGAAAGATATGTGGTACATCCCACACTGTTTTACTATAGCCCCAAAACTTCGGTAAATTTAATTGGTGACTTTAATAATATTGGAGAGCGCTCGTTCTCTATGGATGATTATATAAATTTTGAAGGCGGCATTCTTTCGTTAATGGATAACCCCGGAGGATTAGATATTTATAACGATGATTTTGCCCAATTTCTTAGAAACGATGACTTTGTCTATAGTAAGAATGAATTTGGCGCTTTTAATATCGTACAGCAAATCACCGATAACTTAGATGTAAATGCCTATACCATAGCTTCCAAAAATAAGATGGAAATGCTGCAGGAAAATGATATCACTTATGTAAATAACAACGGTCTAGATGAATTTCGGGAAACGCGAAACAATAATAATTTATTCTTCTCCCTAAATAAATTACAATTACGTTTTGTGCCCAATGCTGAAGAAGTCCTTACCTACGATGCTTTTGTAAAAACTTCCCGCGCAGATGGACTGGAACAAATTACTTCAGAAACCCCGCAAAACACAACTTTTGTAGATACTCAAAATGAACCAGACGCTATAGATTTCACCCAAAATTTAAAGTACAGCAAGCAGTTTTCTTATAAACACACCACAACGGCTACGGTAAATTATAAATTTAGTAAGGACAAGAACTACCGGAATTGGCTTTTTAACCGTCCACTATTTAGCGGGATTTTACCGTTGGTAGCCGAAGATGAAACATTTCAACTCCTTCAAAATACCTCTTCCAGGCTAAACAAAGCTGCTTTAGAATTGAAGCATTACTGGGTTTTAAACAATACCAATCATATTTATCCCGTGGTGGGCGTAGATTTCTTAAATCAGCAATTCACCACCCTGGATGCACAGGTTTTAAATAGTGGCGAGGTAAACGATTTTACTGAAGCAGGCTTTAATAACGACCTGGATTTTAGGTTTATGGACCAGTATTTCGGGTTTCAGTATAAAAAGAAACTGGGAGATCTTATTATTAAACCAGGACTCTTCTATCATTTTTATATGTGGGATATTAATCAATTAGGCGAACAGATCACCAATAAAACCAAGCCGGTTTTACTTCCGGAATTTGAAGGAGAATACGAAATACATAATTCAGAAAAACTAAAACTTAAATACAGACTAAATTCTCGTTTTTCAGATGCTTCAACTTTTGCGAACAGATTGCGCTTAACAAGTTTCAATAGACTCTACCAGGGGAATGAAGAACTGGAAAATCAGCTTTATCATTCCGCTTCCTTAAGGTATTATAAGTTTAGCTTGTTTAAAGGTATTTTTATCAATGCTATTTTTAACTATACCAATCGCTTGAAATCGGTTAGAAATACTACGATTATTGAAGGTATAGACCAGATCACTACAGCTATTTACACCGATTTACCTGAAGAAACCTTCAGTTTAAGCGGCTCTTTCTCTAAGAAGATCAATGATTATAAATTCACACTTCAAGCAAACGGAAACCTTTCTGAATACTCCCGTATTATCAATGAAGAAATCCTGGATTATGAATCAAAAAATTACGGGTACACTTTTAAAACAGAAACATCCTTTAAGGACCTACCTAATATAGAACTGGGTGTTAAGCACCGCTTTAATGAATTCAGTAATGCTAATTTTGATAACAGCTTTGAGCAAATAAACCCTTATGCCATCCTGGAATATGATTTTTGGAATGCCTTTATTTTAAAAGCAGATTACCAGTATAATTATTATGAAAACCAGAATACAGGAGATATCAACCGTTTTGAAATAGGAAATTTCTCCTTATATTATAATAAGGAAGATAGTCCCTGGGGTTTTGAAATAGCCATAAACAATACCTTTGATGTGCGTTATAGAAGAAATAATTCGTTCAGTCAATTTATAGTGACAGATCAACGGATCTTTATTCAACCCAGAACGGCTTTGTTGAAAATTTCCTATAAACTCTGA
- a CDS encoding GLPGLI family protein — MKKIILLVLLFSTPLFAQQTGTATYKKKADFQSTQSNSTTKSKNMNERLQKSIKELEYQLLFNETESVFFIKENLKHSSNQWVGLANTMGNGTGIKYLDFRKGERIQKKEFGGKTFLITENLEDLKWKITKESKIMDGYEVFKAITKAIQPGSSKNQPVDITAWFTPQISINSGPVGYGGLPGLIVELTIDNIFTYYLTEINFEAIEDIKKPTKGEVVTIKEYNKAGSTMSSK, encoded by the coding sequence ATGAAAAAAATTATACTTTTAGTTTTATTATTTTCTACACCACTTTTTGCACAACAAACCGGTACAGCGACTTATAAGAAAAAAGCTGATTTTCAATCAACGCAATCGAACTCAACTACAAAAAGTAAGAATATGAATGAAAGGTTGCAGAAGAGTATAAAAGAACTGGAGTATCAACTCCTTTTTAATGAAACAGAATCGGTGTTCTTTATAAAAGAAAACTTAAAACATTCGAGCAATCAATGGGTTGGTTTAGCCAACACTATGGGAAACGGAACAGGTATAAAATATTTAGATTTTAGGAAGGGAGAAAGAATTCAGAAAAAAGAGTTTGGAGGTAAAACATTTTTAATAACTGAGAATTTAGAGGATTTAAAATGGAAGATTACAAAGGAGTCGAAAATAATGGACGGTTATGAAGTTTTTAAAGCAATTACCAAAGCTATACAGCCAGGATCCTCTAAGAATCAGCCTGTAGATATTACAGCTTGGTTTACTCCGCAAATTTCTATAAATAGTGGTCCGGTTGGCTATGGAGGACTGCCTGGACTTATTGTTGAATTGACTATAGATAATATTTTTACTTATTATCTAACCGAAATCAATTTTGAAGCTATAGAAGATATAAAAAAACCAACTAAAGGAGAAGTTGTTACAATTAAAGAGTACAATAAAGCAGGTAGTACAATGAGTAGTAAATAA
- a CDS encoding GLPGLI family protein, with translation MKICSLILLYFLVFSNVQAQVKSGKVVYNLELTFKPNEISEQNNSAGNSTLAKMLKEAEKDLKEVKGILEFNSKMAYFTKEIPMQINKSPALNISLSLLGLRNEGYFSNVTEGEKLKVSENLGKTYLIEDDLVKKENWNVTQEMKVIGKYNVYRATTTEVVENSKGKFENQVTAWFAPEIPYSFGPLGYGGLPGLILQLEINSNFPSKYTVESVEFSDKEIKIEAPRGQRISKEEMDKMARKAMNNL, from the coding sequence ATGAAAATATGTTCGCTTATTCTGTTGTACTTTTTGGTGTTTTCCAATGTTCAGGCTCAGGTAAAATCGGGGAAGGTAGTTTACAACCTGGAATTAACCTTTAAGCCTAATGAAATTAGTGAACAAAATAATTCAGCCGGTAATTCCACTCTCGCCAAAATGTTAAAAGAGGCAGAGAAGGACTTGAAAGAGGTAAAAGGAATTTTAGAATTTAATTCCAAAATGGCTTATTTCACAAAGGAGATACCAATGCAGATTAATAAAAGTCCTGCTCTAAATATCTCTTTATCGCTATTGGGATTAAGAAATGAAGGTTATTTTTCGAATGTTACAGAAGGGGAAAAATTAAAAGTAAGTGAGAATTTAGGCAAGACTTATCTAATCGAAGATGATTTGGTGAAAAAGGAAAACTGGAATGTTACTCAAGAAATGAAAGTTATTGGTAAATACAATGTATATAGAGCAACTACAACCGAAGTAGTAGAAAATTCAAAAGGAAAATTCGAAAATCAGGTTACTGCCTGGTTCGCTCCTGAAATCCCTTACAGTTTTGGACCTTTGGGATATGGTGGTCTCCCCGGTTTAATACTCCAGCTAGAAATAAATTCAAATTTCCCTTCAAAATACACGGTTGAGAGTGTAGAATTTAGTGATAAAGAAATAAAAATAGAGGCACCTAGGGGTCAAAGAATTTCCAAAGAAGAAATGGATAAGATGGCCAGAAAAGCAATGAATAATTTATGA
- a CDS encoding GLPGLI family protein, producing MSRAFLLLLIISSNILIGQSLKVSYKVTAESIFDTNRPDTLPDMVKKTFKDAERNFVNISYMLSINNNESSFEMEDLLLNDAGGNGRLAKALAGFTGKIYCNKAKDIKLKQSDVYGQTFLISSSFNTIKWKITNESKDVRGFKTFKATGTEEYETGKGKEEWNLVAWFSPEINIPFGPGGYGNLPGLILELERGGKTYSASKIETDKTIQIERPKEGKLISQTDFDKIGRNISKEISDN from the coding sequence ATGAGTAGAGCATTCCTGTTATTATTAATTATTAGCTCGAATATTTTAATTGGGCAAAGCTTAAAGGTCTCTTATAAAGTTACCGCTGAAAGTATTTTCGATACCAATCGTCCAGATACTTTACCAGATATGGTGAAAAAAACATTTAAAGATGCCGAAAGAAATTTTGTGAATATAAGCTATATGTTGAGCATAAATAACAATGAATCATCTTTTGAAATGGAAGATTTGCTTTTAAATGATGCAGGTGGAAATGGCAGATTAGCTAAAGCTCTGGCAGGTTTTACGGGTAAGATTTACTGCAATAAAGCAAAAGATATTAAATTAAAACAAAGTGATGTTTATGGTCAAACATTTTTGATTTCTTCAAGTTTCAATACCATAAAATGGAAGATAACGAATGAGTCAAAAGATGTAAGAGGTTTTAAGACTTTTAAGGCTACGGGTACCGAAGAGTATGAAACAGGAAAAGGAAAGGAGGAATGGAACCTGGTTGCCTGGTTCTCCCCTGAAATTAACATCCCGTTTGGACCAGGTGGTTACGGAAATTTACCCGGTTTAATTTTAGAGTTGGAGCGAGGAGGGAAGACGTATTCAGCTTCAAAAATTGAGACTGATAAAACAATACAAATTGAAAGGCCAAAAGAAGGTAAATTAATTTCCCAGACGGATTTTGATAAAATCGGCCGAAATATATCGAAAGAAATTAGTGATAATTAG
- a CDS encoding GLPGLI family protein, with protein sequence MKIFKSLILLLSTSLVYAQQSGTAIYGKEWLDPYTQTEKGQELKESDPKLYKEYLQTEQVQSKLTKQLNFSLEFNKDEGLFTMDEIMGVDDNPMMGLATGPYQGNYYQNNSSNEVVWQLKSFDGMYLIALSPIEWKLENKQKTINRYKCYKAKGNQMTYKKGDEVKTAVIAWYAPDIPFKFGPIGFNGLPGMILSLTTRGEHYFLKNIEFSKDEKMIEKPSDGKKMTYLEFVGIFDEKVDKIRP encoded by the coding sequence ATGAAAATTTTTAAATCGTTAATATTACTTTTATCTACTTCTTTAGTTTATGCTCAGCAATCGGGTACAGCGATATATGGAAAGGAATGGCTTGATCCCTACACTCAAACTGAGAAAGGTCAGGAATTAAAAGAATCCGATCCAAAACTCTACAAAGAATATTTACAAACAGAGCAAGTACAAAGTAAATTAACAAAGCAATTAAACTTCAGCTTAGAGTTCAATAAAGATGAGGGATTATTCACCATGGATGAAATCATGGGAGTTGATGATAATCCAATGATGGGCCTGGCAACAGGCCCATACCAGGGTAATTACTATCAGAATAATAGTAGTAATGAAGTGGTATGGCAATTAAAAAGCTTTGATGGAATGTACCTAATTGCCTTAAGTCCTATAGAATGGAAATTAGAAAATAAACAAAAAACTATTAACCGCTATAAATGTTATAAGGCGAAGGGAAACCAAATGACCTATAAGAAAGGCGATGAAGTCAAAACAGCGGTGATTGCCTGGTATGCACCCGATATTCCTTTTAAATTTGGTCCCATAGGATTCAATGGTTTACCCGGAATGATACTTAGCCTTACAACACGCGGGGAGCATTATTTTTTAAAAAATATTGAGTTTAGTAAGGATGAAAAAATGATAGAGAAACCTAGCGACGGTAAAAAAATGACTTACCTGGAGTTTGTGGGAATATTTGATGAAAAGGTAGATAAAATACGTCCTTAA
- a CDS encoding dipeptidase: MTDIKKYVEEHKDRFLNELIDLLKIPSISADSNYKDSMLKTAEAVKKNLLEAGCDAAEICETPGHPVVYGEKIIDKNLPTVLVYGHYDVQPPDPLDLWNSPPFEPVIKETEIHPDGAIFARGACDDKGQMFMHVKALEYMTQNNKLPCNVKFMIEGEEEVGSEHLGWFIENNKEKLANDVILISDTGMIAKDTPSITTGLRGLSYIEVEVTGPNRDLHSGLYGGAVANPINILSKMIASLTNENNHISIPGFYDKVEELSKEERAKMAEAPYDEEAYKKKIDIKDVHGESGYSTLERASIRPTLDVNGIWGGYIGEGAKTVLPAKAFAKISMRLVPNQDWKEITQLFKKHFESIAPDAVKVKVKPHHGGQGYVTPIDNIGYRAASKAYEASFGKTPIPQRSGGSIPIVSLFEKELKSKIILMGFGFDTDAIHSPNEHFGIWNYLKGIETIPWFYKYFTEMSQE; encoded by the coding sequence ATGACCGATATTAAAAAATATGTTGAGGAACATAAAGACAGATTCCTTAACGAACTCATTGATTTACTGAAAATTCCATCCATAAGCGCCGATTCTAATTACAAAGATTCCATGCTGAAAACCGCCGAAGCGGTGAAAAAAAATTTACTGGAAGCAGGCTGTGATGCTGCAGAAATTTGTGAAACTCCCGGCCACCCTGTTGTTTATGGAGAAAAAATAATAGATAAAAATCTACCTACTGTTTTAGTTTACGGGCATTACGACGTGCAACCACCAGATCCTCTAGACTTGTGGAACTCCCCTCCTTTTGAACCCGTGATCAAGGAGACAGAAATTCATCCAGACGGAGCAATTTTTGCCCGTGGCGCCTGCGACGATAAAGGCCAGATGTTTATGCATGTAAAGGCGCTGGAATATATGACCCAAAACAACAAGCTGCCCTGCAACGTAAAATTTATGATAGAAGGTGAAGAAGAAGTAGGGAGTGAACATTTAGGTTGGTTTATAGAAAACAACAAAGAAAAACTGGCCAATGATGTTATTCTTATTTCAGATACAGGAATGATCGCTAAAGACACCCCGTCTATAACAACCGGGCTACGCGGACTCTCTTATATAGAAGTTGAAGTTACCGGCCCTAACAGGGATTTACATTCAGGACTTTATGGTGGCGCGGTAGCCAATCCTATTAATATTCTAAGTAAAATGATCGCTTCTTTAACCAATGAAAACAATCATATAAGCATTCCCGGCTTTTATGATAAGGTAGAAGAATTAAGTAAGGAAGAACGGGCTAAAATGGCGGAAGCTCCTTACGATGAAGAAGCTTACAAGAAAAAAATTGATATCAAAGATGTTCATGGAGAATCTGGGTATTCTACTTTAGAGCGAGCTTCTATCCGGCCAACTTTAGATGTAAATGGAATTTGGGGCGGCTATATTGGTGAAGGCGCAAAAACCGTGCTTCCGGCAAAAGCTTTTGCAAAGATATCTATGCGATTGGTGCCCAACCAGGATTGGAAAGAAATCACCCAACTATTTAAAAAACATTTTGAAAGTATAGCTCCAGATGCGGTAAAAGTTAAAGTAAAACCTCATCACGGCGGCCAGGGATATGTTACTCCAATAGATAATATTGGCTACCGGGCAGCGAGCAAAGCTTATGAAGCCTCTTTTGGAAAAACTCCAATTCCGCAGCGAAGCGGTGGTAGTATTCCTATTGTTTCCCTTTTCGAAAAAGAGCTGAAAAGTAAGATTATTTTAATGGGCTTTGGTTTTGATACCGATGCCATACACTCCCCTAATGAACATTTTGGCATCTGGAATTATTTAAAAGGCATAGAAACCATCCCGTGGTTTTATAAATATTTCACTGAAATGAGTCAGGAGTAA